The following are encoded in a window of Scleropages formosus chromosome 7, fSclFor1.1, whole genome shotgun sequence genomic DNA:
- the LOC108931141 gene encoding dual oxidase maturation factor 2-like, with protein sequence MTLHDDVYALKPRPGTPFVVDGELLTVTLVFSLTAAAFLLIIPGIRGKLRLFWMCRIFLSLFIGVVMVAVQFSSSWASALVRANTTYKSFSSTFVNAEVGLHVGLSGINITLKGNPVVQLNETINYNEAFYWRNNFEEDYAEALEKGLPTPILYIAEKFTHKSPCGFYSQYRYSGRYASATMWTAFCCWLVTNILLSMPVLLYAGCLMVASGAFMFFSLTAFATAHNLSLCTFTVDTASFQTSLSTSFWLALATGVLSTVTGVLVVVLDYVAPGKLRETFGVSAHNDNDDIAPLGVVYHNNNFLMSPLPAGTPDFAATEITQEMAKHCI encoded by the exons ATGACGCTGCACGATGACGTCTACGCGTTGAAGCCGCGGCCGGGGACGCCGTTCGTGGTAGACGGGGAGCTGCTGACGGTGACGCTCGTCTTTTCTCTGACGGCCGCCGCGTTCCTGCTTATTATCCCGGGAATACGGGGAAAGCTG AGGCTCTTCTGGATGTGCAGAATATTTCTTAGTTTATTCATTGGGGTGGTGATGGTTG CCGTCCAGTTTTCCAGTAGTTGGGCATCTGCCCTTGTGAGGGCGAACACCACATACAAATCCTTCAGCAGCACATTTGTGAACGCAGAGGTGGGCCTGCACGTTGGCTTGTCTGGGATCAACATCACTCTGAAAG GAAATCCAGTGGTGCAATTGAATGAGACCATTAACTACAATGAggcattttactggaggaataaCTTTGAGGAGGACTATGCTGAGGCCCTGGAGAAAGGCCTTCCCACTCCTATCCTGTACATTGCTGAGAAGTTCACCCACAAAAGCCCCTGTGGCTTCTACTCCCAGTACAGATACTCTGGAAGATATGCCTCAGCAACTATGTG GACAGCCTTCTGCTGCTGGCTCGTGACCAACATCCTGCTCTCCATGCCTGTCCTACTGTATGCAGGCTGTTTGATGGTGGCCTCTGGAGCCTTCATGTTCTTCTCTCTAACTGCTTTCGCCACTGCACACAATCTGTCTCTGTGCACCTTCACTGTGGATACAGCTTCCTTTCAGACCAGCCTCAGCACCTCTTTCTGGCTGGCACTGGCAACAG GTGTGCTCTCTACTGTCACTGGTGTCCTGGTTGTGGTTTTGGACTACGTGGCCCCTGGAAAGTTGAGGGAGACCTTCGGTGTGTCAGcacataatgataatgatgacaTTGCTCCTTTGGGGGTGGTGTACCACAATAACAACTTCCTCATGTCACCTTTGCCAGCAGGGACTCCAGATTTTGCT GCAACTGAGATTACGCAAGAGATGGCAAAACACTGTATTTAA